From the Lathyrus oleraceus cultivar Zhongwan6 chromosome 4, CAAS_Psat_ZW6_1.0, whole genome shotgun sequence genome, one window contains:
- the LOC127076635 gene encoding uncharacterized protein LOC127076635 isoform X1 has translation MEVELEPRAKPLQFKVKAMSRESPSQKAINVLDSDLRSHWSTATNTKEWILLELNEPCLLSHIRVYNKSVLEWEIAVGLRYKPETFQKVRPRCDAPRRDMTYPTNYTPCQYVRISCLRGNPIAIFFVQLIGVSVAGLEAEFQPVVNYLLPHILSHKQDPHDMHLQLLQDMTSRLLVFLPQLETDLASFPDNPESNLRFLAMLVGPFYPILHVANGRTTSKHPGNITDSEVYKSSQLSPALTVSSNFEPRRSRSASSFNLSAYRSMVLRPDAIFMLLRKAYKDCDLSSVCRMASRIMQKLIDPEQNVSYPQNELTDPSEEKSKLELTSLCTLVDYSNLFGEEFRMPDEHWNFSYLNVLDIGAVEEGILHVLYSCAAQPVLCSKMAERISEFWAALPLVQALLPALRPLLSNSFDVVDNSFSQWNQPIVQQALSQIIVTATSATHRSLLHACAGYLSSYSPSHARAACVLIDLCSGVLAPWITQVIAKVDLALELLEDLFGIIQDAHNSLIRARAALKYIVLALSGHVDDILGKYKEVKHRILFLVEMLEPFLDPAIAVSKSKIAFGDLSSSFPEKQEHNCMIALNIIRAAVQKPAVLPSLESEWRHGSVTPSVLLSILEPHMLLPPDVDLCKSVLKPTENEAASVSLLSSGVNGGGTFSKFNSQDESDGKTEVPETAGRSDFVEDRNLLFAPPELQGISLRSNSNVPNLNSSVSRDADVRLESKHVVDKHSTHRFLSNVLIDSGLGFEYFNLQADYFQLLNYHDCELRASEFRRLALDLHSQNEITVETHDAAIDAFLLAAECHVNPYFMFSIGASSKHPDLLNLKEVKTEQSHANVDAKGAFGKNKPNLETIAHIERKRDKLVFHILLEAAELDRKYYLRVSDGESGSYYSEGFDEQVIKMSSHDEQHADALTLVRQNQALLCNFLINRLQRDQISMHEILLQSLVYFLHTGTKLFCPPESVIDIILKYAEDLNKMLASFHHEPKEGNLHLAEERARGVERRWLLLKQLVIASSNGGEEENFGTSIQSGYLCGNLIPPSAWMQRISHFSCSVYPLVRFLGWMAVSRNAKQYMKDQIFLASDLSQMTYLLSIFADDLAVVDNVINKKYEEVKIEDSQVEHSSSAKKEFERGNQYHEEQSFSAVYPELWKFFPNMKGKFESFGEAILEAVGLQLRSVSSTLVPDVLCWLSELCSWPFSFTSPIGNDNLKGYNAKNARTIILFILEAIIVEHMEAVVPETPKLVHVLVSLSSSSYCDVPFLDSVLRLLKPIISYSLSKVSHDERLLEVDSCLNFEELCFSVLLSKIKQKDKEYNVALGIFILASIFPDLSIQFRRDFLQSLLSLVNFTDSEPTASLYDYLSAFQCVMDNCRLLLVNALTSFGVIPLQLPPFPCANVCGLSDDNIPNPWFLSDICHHSFESDVHNVEHTDNNSTAADDRCHFPSKDLEGFSKDIEVLISELTPAIERCWNLHHQISRKLTISSAECFVFSKCLTSVSPKFHKFEDDDQVSSPAKSSDLFSLHWRIGVQGLSELITVLQESSCWEVSCLMLDCLLGMPYSFSLDNVVGIICSSIKKVACNAPKISWRLRSDKWLSYLTARGIYNSRESEVPLTDLFCTLLGHAEPEQRIIAVKHLGRLLGQCMNGERVPINFRICTDFVPNKLVLSVPDYVLSQLVSNTWDEVVVLASSDTSLQIRVHAMILLSNYIPFAERHYLQSLLVAADSLCCLRSTQPSHDGSIRQLSLAVIAYACLCSPPEDISLIPQTVWENVETLASTKYGNLGDLEKRTCQVLCRLRDGDEDKEALKEVLSSNSSKQYDPDFAITRESVLQVLGNLTAVHSYFDVFSTKVNQDDMELEEAKLELDIIQKEHALPGQMEDSKDWNQIPSVSSSGKDVSRLEQIRECIRTIEKSKLKEDILARRQKKLLMRHDRQKYLEEAVLREAEILQELDRERVAEMEKEMERQKLLEIERAKTRELRHNLDMEKEKQAQRELQREIEQAESGIRPSRRDFPSSTHNSRPRDRFRERDNGRSGNEGSTRAVTGSLQPEIPSTNSSMAASQTIVLSGSRTFSGQMPTILQSRDRQDDSGSIYEENIDGSKDSGDTGSFGDPELASAFDGPSGGYGSQRHSSRGSKSRQLGERRERENRREGKWERKH, from the exons ATGGAGGTGGAGTTAGAGCCTCGCGCGAAGCCTCTTCAATTCAAGGTCAAAGCCATGTCCAGAGAATCTCCCTCACAGAAGGCTATCAACGTTCTCGACTCCGACCTCCGTTCTCACTGGTCCACCGCCACCAACACCAAGGAGTGGATTCTACTCGAACTCAAT GAGCCTTGCTTGTTGTCGCATATACGGGTTTACAACAAGTCTGTGCTCGAGTGGGAAATTGCAGTGGGTTTGCGGTACAAG CCAGAGACCTTTCAAAAAGTTCGCCCACGTTGCGATGCGCCCAGACGTGACATGACCTACCCTACAAATTACACTCCATGTCAATATGTGAGAATATCTTGTTTGCGAGGAAATCCCATTGCTATTTTCTTTGTTCAG CTAATAGGAGTTTCTGTGGCTGGTCTTGAAGCTGAATTTCAACCAGTTGTTAATTACTTGCTACCACACATTCTATCTCATAAACAGGATCCTCATGATATGCATCTCCAG TTGCTGCAAGACATGACAAGCCGGTTACTAGTATTTCTTCCTCAACTTGAG ACAGACCTTGCAAGCTTTCCAGATAATCCTGAATCTAACCTACGATTTCTTGCCATGCTAGTGGGTCCtttttatcccattcttcatGTGGCGAATGGAAG GACAACTTCAAAGCATCCGGGCAATATCACCGACTCTGAAGTCTACAAAAGTAGTCAACTGTCACCGGCCCTAACTGTTTCCTCTAACTTTGAG CCAAGGAGATCACGAAGTGCATCATCTTTCAATTTGTCTGCGTATCGTTCCATGGTTTTACGGCCAGATGCAATTTTTATGCTGCTGAGAAAGGCTTACAAAGATTGTGATCTGAGCTCTGTCTGTAGGATG GCATCTAGAATCATGCAGAAACTCATTGATCCAGAGCAAAATGTGTCATACCCTCAAAATGAACTTACTGACCCTTCGGAGGAGAAATCAAAATTGGAACTTACTAGTCTTTGCACTTTAGTTGATTACTCGAACCTGTTTGGCGAGGAGTTCAGAATGCCAGATGAGCATTGGAATTTCAGCTATCTTAATGTATTGGATATTGGGGCCGTGGAAGAAGGGATCTTACATGTTCTTTATTCTTGTGCAGCTCAG CCCGTTCTTTGCAGCAAGATGGCTGAGAGAATTTCAGAATTTTGGGCTGCTCTGCCGCTTGTACAAGCTCTGCTGCCAG CTTTACGCCCATTGTTGAGCAATTCTTTTGATGTTGTGGACAACTCGTTTTCTCAGTGGAATCAACCTATTGTACAACAGGCCTTATCTCAG ATTATTGTTACAGCAACATCAGCTACCCATCGCTCCCTTCTTCATGCTTGTGCTGGTTATCTATCTTCGTATTCACCATCTCAC GCTAGGGCTGCTTGTGTGCTTATTGATCTATGCTCTGGTGTACTAGCACCATGGATTACTCAAGTGATTGCAAAG GTTGATCTTGCTCTGGAGCTTTTGGAGGATCTTTTTGGTATAATCCAG GATGCTCACAATTCACTCATTCGTGCTCGTGCTGCCTTGAAGTATATTGTGCTAGCTCTTTCTGGGCATGTGGACGACATATTGGGAAAATATAAG GAAGTTAAACACAGAATCCTCTTTCTTGTGGAGATGCTGGAGCCTTTTCTTGATCCTGCTATTGCTGTATCAAAAAGCAAAATAGCTTTTGGGGATCTATCTTCTTCATTCCCCGAAAAGCAGGAGCACAATTGCATGATTGCTCTAAATATCATCCGTGCTGCAGTACAAAAGCCAGCTGTTCTTCCTTCTTTGGAATCAGAGTGGAGACATGGGTCTGTGACTCCTAG TGTGCTTCTCTCGATACTGGAACCACACATGTTACTGCCACCTGATGTTGACCTTTGCAAATCTGTTTTAAAACCAACTGAAAATGAAGCTGCATCTGTTTCACTTCTTTCTTCTGGAGTTAACGGAGGAGGTACTTTTTCCAAGTTCAATAGTCAAGATGAGTCTGATGGCAAAACCGAGGTACCGGAAACAGCAGGAAGATCTGATTTCGTTGAAGACCGTAATCTACTTTTTGCTCCACCAGAATTGCAGGGTATTTCATTGAGAAGCAATTCTAATGTTCCTAACCTTAATAGCTCTGTTTCTCGCGATGCGGATGTGAGACTGGAATCCAAACATGTGGTGGATAAACATTCCACCCATCGTTTTCTATCGAATGTTCTTATAGATTCCGGCCTTGGTTTTGAATACTTCAACCTGCAGGCAGATTATTTTCAACTTTTAAACTATCATGACTGTGAGCTTCGTGCTTCTGAGTTTAGGCGCTTGGCTTTAGATTTGCATTCTCAGAATGAAATCACTGTTGAAACTCATGATGCTGCTATTGATGCTTTTTTGTTGGCAGCAGAATGCCATGTAAACCCTTATTTTATGTTTTCTATTGGAGCCTCTTCAAAACATCCAGACCTTTTGAACCTAAAGGAAGTTAAAACCGAGCAGTCTCATGCTAATGTGGATGCAAAAGGGGCTTTTGGAAAAAATAAACCTAACTTAGAAACAATAGCGCATATAGAGAGAAAAAGAGATAAACTTGTTTTTCATATTCTGCTTGAGGCTGCAGAGTTAGATAGGAAGTATTATTTAAGAGTATCTGATGGTGAAAGTGGCTCTTATTATTCTGAGGGTTTTGATGAACAGGTTATCAAGATGTCTTCTCATGATGAGCAACATGCAGATGCTTTAACCTTAGTTAGACAAAACCAAGCTCTACTCTGTAACTTTTTGATCAATCGTTTGCAGAGAGACCAAATTTCAATGCATGAAATTCTCCTGCAAAGCCTTGTGTATTTTTTGCACACTGGCACTAAACTATTTTGCCCTCCAGAAAGTGTGATCGATATCATTCTAAAATATGCTGAAGACTTGAACAAGATGCTGGCATCTTTTCATCATGAGCCGAAGGAAGGTAATTTGCATTTGGCAGAAGAAAGAGCACGTGGAGTAGAACGACGTTGGTTACTGTTAAAACAATTGGTTATTGCATCAAGCAATGGAGGTGAAGAGGAAAACTTTGGAACTAGCATCCAAAGTGGTTACCTCTGTGGAAATTTAATTCCCCCTTCAGCATGGATGCAGAGAATTTCTCATTTTTCTTGTTCTGTGTACCCTTTGGTTCGATTTCTAGGGTGGATGGCAGTATCTCGTAATGCCAAACAATATATGAAAGACCAAATTTTCCTTGCATCTGATCTGTCTCAGATGACATATTTACTTTCCATTTTTGCTGATGATCTTGCAGTTGTTGATAATGTGATCAATAAAAAATATGAAGAGGTTAAGATTGAAGATTCACAGGTTGAACATAGTTCCTCAGCCAAGAAAGAATTTGAGCGAGGCAACCAATATCATGAAGAGCAATCTTTTTCTGCAGTCTACCCTGAACTCTGGAAGTTCTTTCCAAATATGAAAGGGAAGTTTGAATCTTTTGGAGAAGCCATTTTAGAGGCTGTTGGTTTGCAGCTAAGGTCTGTATCTTCCACTCTTGTGCCTGATGTTTTGTGTTGGCTTTCCGAGCTGTGTTCATGGCCATTTTCTTTCACTTCTCCGATTGGTAATGATAATTTGAAAGGTTATAATGCAAAGAATGCCAGAACAATAATCCTTTTTATACTTGAAGCTATTATAGTTGAGCACATGGAAGCCGTGGTTCCCGAGACACCTAAGTTGGTGCATGTGCTTGTGTCACTTTCAAGTTCTTCATACTGTGATGTGCCATTTCTTGATTCTGTGTTACGTTTGTTGAAACCAATTATTTCTTATTCTTTGTCCAAGGTCTCTCATGATGAAAGGTTATTAGAAGTTGATTCCTGTCTTAACTTTGAGGAATTATGCTTTAGTGTTCTATTAAGTAAAATCAAACAGAAAGATAAAGAATACAATGTAGCCCTGGGTATTTTTATTTTGGCTTCAATTTTCCCTGACTTATCTATTCAATTTAGAAGGGACTTTTTGCAGTCTTTATTAAGTTTGGTGAACTTTACTGATTCAGAGCCAACAGCTTCTCTCTATGATTATCTCAGTGCGTTTCAATGTGTTATGGATAATTGCAGATTACTATTAGTGAATGCATTAACATCATTTGGTGTTATTCCTCTTCAGTTGCCTCCTTTTCCTTGTGCAAATGTGTGTGGGCTTTCTGATGATAACATACCAAATCCATGGTTTCTTAGTGATATATGTCACCATTCTTTTGAGAGTGATGTCCATAATGTAGAACATACCGATAACAATTCTACTGCTGCTGATGATCGTTGTCATTTTCCTTCTAAAGATTTAGAAGGGTTTTCTAAAGACATAGAGGTTCTCATATCTGAACTTACTCCAGCTATTGAACGTTGTTGGAACCTTCATCATCAGATAAGCAGAAAACTGACAATATCATCAGCAGAGTGTTTTGTCTTCTCAAAATGTTTGACATCGGTTTCTCCAAAATTTCATAAatttgaagatgatgatcaaGTTTCTTCACCGGCTAAGTCATCTGACCTGTTTTCTCTTCATTGGAGAATTGGTGTTCAAGGCCTCTCTGAATTGATTACCGTCCTCCAAGAAAGCAGTTGCTGGGAAGTTTCTTGTTTGATGCTTGATTGTCTACTTGGAATGCCGTATAGCTTTTCCCTGGATAATGTGGTAGGCATTATATGTTCTTCCATAAAGAAAGTTGCCTGCAATGCACCTAAAATCTCTTGGCGTTTGCGGAGCGATAAATGGCTGTCTTATTTGACTGCCAGAGGCATCTATAACAGTCGAGAAAGCGAGGTTCCTCTCACAGATCTATTTTGTACACTCCTAGGACACGCAGAACCTGAACAACGTATTATAGCAGTTAAACATTTGGGAAGACTTCTTGGTCAGTGTATGAATGGTGAAAGAGTACCGATAAATTTTAGAATTTGCACCGACTTTGTTCCAAATAAGTTAGTTTTATCTGTTCCTGATTATGTTCTATCTCAGCTGGTTTCAAATACTTGGGATGAGGTTGTTGTGCTGGCatcatctgatacatcattaCAAATAAGGGTTCATGCAATGATTCTTCTTTCAAATTATATACCATTTGCTGAGCGCCATTATTTACAATCTCTTCTTGTAGCAGCTGATAGCCTTTGTTGTTTGCGTAGTACACAACCATCACATGATGGTTCTATCCGTCAACTTTCATTGGCAGTTATTGCTTATGCATGTCTTTGTTCACCACCCGAAGATATTTCTTTGATTCCTCAAACTGTATGGGAAAATGTTGAAACTTTAGCGTCCACAAAAT ATGGAAATCTTGGAGACCTCGAAAAGAGGACGTGTCAAGTTCTATGTAGACTGAGAGACGGAGATGAGGACAAAGAG GCCCTTAAAGAAGTACTTTCTTCGAATTCTTCAAAGCAGTATGATCCTGATTTTGCTATCACGCGTGAATCTGTGCTCCAG GTCCTTGGCAACTTGACAGCAGTTCACTCATACTTTGATGTATTCTCAACAAAAGTTAACCAAGATGATATG GAGCTAGAGGAGGCTAAGTTGGAACTAGACATCATACAGAAGGAACATGCATTACCAGGACAAATGGAGGATTCCAAAGACTGGAATCAAATTCCAAGTGTATCCT CCAGCGGAAAGGATGTTTCAAGGCTTGAGCAGATCAGGGAGTGCATTCGTACCAT AGAAAAGTCCAAACTTAAAGAAGATATCCTAGCCCGTAGGCAAAAGAAACTACTTATGAGACATGACCGTCAAAAATATTTGGAAGAAGCAGTTTTACGGGAAGCAGAAATTCTGCAAGAACTTGATAG GGAGAGAGTGGCTGAAATGGAGAAAGAGATGGAAAGACAGAAGTTATTAGAAATAGAGCGTGCTAAAACAAGGGAACTGCGTCACAATCTTGATATGGAGAAAGAGAAACAAGCACAG AGGGAACTTCAGCGTGAAATAGAGCAAGCAGAATCGGGAATTCGGCCTTCTCGGCGTGATTTTCCTTCCTCCACTCACAACAG TCGACCTAGGGATAGATTTCGGGAAAGAGACAATGGAAGATCTGGTAATGAAGGGAGCACTAGAGCTGTCACTGGAAGCTTACAGCCTGAAATTCCTTCCACCAATTCATCAATGGCAGCCTCACAAACTATAGTTCTCTCTGGCTCGCGGACATTTTCAGGCCAGATGCCAACTATCTTACAGTCGCGTGACCGACAGGATGACAGTGGCAGCATATACGAAGAGAATATTGATGGAAGCAAGGATTCCGGGGATACCGGCAGCTTTGGAGATCCCGAATTGGCATCAGCATTTGATGGCCCATCTGGTGGATATGGGTCCCAAAGACATAGTTCAAGGGGAAGCAAGTCAAGGCAGCTTGGTGAACGTAGAGAAAGAGAGAACAGACGTGAAGGGAAATGGGAAAGAAAACACTGA